One window of Candidatus Nanosynbacter sp. HMT-352 genomic DNA carries:
- a CDS encoding ribulose-phosphate 3-epimerase produces MSNSVIAPAILAENAEQYKEQVNKITGLVERVHIDISDGEFAPTLTVGIPELWAPEGWMIDIHAMVNDVAEYVPKLIALRPHMIIIHAEATGDVKTALMQIRQAGIMAGLALLKPTVPRTVEELIKIADHVMIFSGELGRFGGTASLMQLEKIRLIKAINPSVEIGWDGGVAVDNAYSLVQGGVNVLNVGGVIQKSSDPRTIFSRLQQEINKTSVL; encoded by the coding sequence ATGAGTAATTCTGTAATCGCACCAGCAATTTTGGCAGAAAATGCCGAACAATACAAAGAGCAGGTTAATAAAATAACCGGGCTTGTTGAGCGTGTGCATATTGACATTTCTGATGGCGAATTTGCTCCAACTTTGACTGTTGGAATTCCAGAATTATGGGCGCCAGAGGGTTGGATGATTGATATTCATGCAATGGTTAATGATGTTGCTGAGTATGTTCCGAAGTTGATTGCCCTAAGACCGCATATGATTATTATTCACGCAGAGGCGACGGGAGATGTGAAGACTGCGCTTATGCAGATTCGTCAAGCTGGAATTATGGCGGGATTAGCGCTACTAAAGCCGACGGTTCCGCGAACGGTTGAGGAACTGATAAAAATAGCAGATCATGTGATGATTTTTAGCGGTGAACTGGGGCGATTTGGCGGCACTGCTAGTTTGATGCAACTAGAAAAAATACGACTTATTAAGGCTATTAATCCTAGTGTTGAAATCGGCTGGGACGGTGGAGTGGCGGTAGATAATGCGTACAGCCTGGTTCAGGGTGGCGTTAACGTTTTGAACGTTGGCGGCGTTATTCAGAAATCGTCAGATCCGCGCACCATTTTCTCCAGATTGCAACAGGAGATTAATAAAACGAGCGTGCTTTAA
- a CDS encoding transketolase translates to MDIDTITNLKKISQKLRRSVIRELSAAGSGHSAGCLGFADVMAVLYFHAMRLDPDNPNWEDRDIFVMSNGHYAPLLYATLAERGFFDKKELANLRKFGSKLQGHPERDSLPGIETTSGPLGCGLSQAAGMAYSLQHLGGNSGRFVYCSLGDGELDEGNIWEAAMFAKKYNLSNLITIVDRNNIQIGGDTEKVMPLWDLADKWRSFGWGAQEIDGHNYSAIIQAIDKAKNSRQPSVIIAHTIPGRGVDFMEYDYHWHGKSPNAEEAERALVQLSEGGGK, encoded by the coding sequence ATGGATATTGATACTATAACGAATCTGAAAAAAATATCACAGAAATTACGTCGATCTGTTATTCGCGAACTATCGGCGGCTGGTTCGGGGCATTCTGCTGGGTGTTTGGGTTTTGCTGACGTTATGGCGGTTTTGTATTTTCACGCCATGCGACTAGATCCTGATAATCCTAATTGGGAAGATCGAGACATTTTCGTGATGAGCAATGGGCATTATGCGCCACTTTTATATGCCACGCTGGCGGAGCGAGGATTTTTCGATAAAAAAGAGTTGGCTAATTTGCGAAAATTTGGTTCCAAGCTTCAAGGTCATCCAGAACGCGACAGCTTACCAGGAATTGAAACGACTAGCGGTCCTCTGGGCTGTGGTCTGAGTCAGGCGGCAGGTATGGCGTATTCATTGCAACATTTGGGCGGCAATTCTGGGCGATTCGTTTACTGCAGTTTGGGTGATGGCGAGCTGGACGAAGGGAATATTTGGGAAGCGGCGATGTTTGCGAAAAAATATAATCTGTCGAATTTGATTACGATTGTTGATAGAAATAATATTCAGATTGGTGGCGATACGGAAAAGGTGATGCCGCTATGGGATTTGGCGGACAAATGGCGAAGTTTTGGCTGGGGGGCGCAGGAAATTGACGGACATAATTATTCGGCAATAATTCAGGCGATTGATAAAGCAAAGAATTCTCGGCAGCCAAGCGTGATAATCGCGCATACAATTCCTGGTCGTGGCGTTGATTTTATGGAATATGATTACCATTGGCATGGAAAATCTCCAAACGCCGAGGAGGCGGAGCGGGCGCTTGTTCAATTGAGTGAAGGAGGCGGCAAATGA
- a CDS encoding RpiB/LacA/LacB family sugar-phosphate isomerase, protein MKIYLGSDHRGFILKEKVFAYLVKNGYDVQDVGGVELNPDDDFPQFAQAAALKVIGDDSKDPRAILICGGGQGMCMAANRFKGIRASVIWDAFEAKMTRQDNDSNVLCLPARVLEDNESAWKGIVETWLNTPYANAPRFNRRNAQLDELS, encoded by the coding sequence ATGAAAATCTATCTCGGATCTGACCATCGTGGCTTTATTTTGAAGGAAAAAGTTTTTGCCTATTTGGTTAAGAATGGCTATGACGTTCAAGACGTTGGCGGTGTAGAATTAAATCCTGATGACGATTTTCCGCAATTCGCGCAGGCGGCGGCGTTGAAGGTCATTGGCGATGATAGTAAAGATCCGCGTGCGATATTAATTTGCGGCGGTGGTCAAGGAATGTGTATGGCGGCGAACCGATTCAAAGGAATTCGTGCCAGCGTTATTTGGGATGCTTTCGAGGCAAAGATGACGCGCCAAGATAACGACTCGAATGTTCTGTGTTTGCCGGCGCGAGTTTTGGAAGACAATGAATCGGCGTGGAAAGGAATTGTGGAAACGTGGCTAAACACTCCTTACGCAAATGCTCCGCGATTTAATAGGCGTAATGCGCAATTGGATGAATTGTCATGA
- a CDS encoding RelA/SpoT family protein has protein sequence MTREELLSIAEQKYDEVPVLVLASAIDYATEKHAGQKRKSGEPYINHPLAVAGILIEWGMDIDTVVAGVLHDTVEDTDATLDDLESLFGRDVAFLVDGVTKVSQARAGMRNLDSYLPHTKDNLTKLMIAVGEDVRVIIIKLADRLHNMRTLQFMTPEKQKKIARETIEVFAPLADRLNMGRVRVQLEELSFRYLMPKAFQETKNLMDSRLKKSQRKLDHVRREVEARLKAEKLVFQMDGRVKSVYSLFKKLDKVGDIDKIYDLIALRIIVDDLSTGYLVLGILHDMYQPMYERIKDYVANPKPNGYQSLHTTVQTPSGQIVEFQIRTKEMHEYAERGLAASFHYNEQKLTDAYKKGKIGTMPADLSWIRELQEAAALISEGKRFDSNKFRMKLFSDRIFVYSPKGDIYDLPRGAFPLDYAYRIHSDIAARASGFKINGVMKPFNYKLQHGDTIEVLTSKSARPKPDWRDVIITPHAKDKLRLQLSHSNGILQQLTGGVSSFFRHK, from the coding sequence ATGACGCGCGAAGAGTTATTGTCAATTGCTGAACAAAAATACGACGAAGTGCCCGTATTAGTTTTAGCGAGCGCAATCGATTACGCCACGGAAAAGCACGCTGGACAAAAGCGCAAAAGTGGCGAACCCTACATTAATCACCCATTGGCGGTGGCGGGAATTCTAATTGAATGGGGTATGGATATTGATACGGTCGTGGCGGGAGTTCTGCACGACACCGTTGAAGATACCGACGCAACTTTGGACGATTTGGAGAGTTTGTTTGGACGCGATGTGGCGTTTCTGGTGGATGGCGTAACTAAAGTTTCACAAGCTCGTGCCGGGATGCGAAATTTGGATAGTTATTTACCGCACACGAAGGACAATTTGACCAAGTTGATGATTGCCGTGGGCGAAGATGTGCGCGTGATAATTATCAAGCTAGCTGACCGCCTACATAATATGCGAACGCTACAATTTATGACACCAGAAAAGCAGAAAAAAATTGCCAGAGAAACAATTGAAGTTTTTGCGCCGCTGGCCGACCGCTTAAATATGGGACGAGTTCGCGTTCAATTGGAAGAACTGAGTTTTAGATATTTGATGCCGAAAGCTTTTCAGGAAACCAAAAATTTAATGGACAGTCGATTGAAAAAATCGCAACGAAAATTGGATCACGTTCGTCGCGAAGTTGAAGCGCGACTGAAGGCGGAAAAGCTGGTTTTCCAGATGGATGGGCGCGTTAAAAGTGTTTATAGCTTGTTTAAGAAATTGGACAAAGTTGGCGATATCGATAAGATTTATGATCTGATTGCCCTAAGGATAATTGTCGACGATTTATCGACTGGATATTTGGTTTTGGGGATTTTACACGATATGTATCAGCCGATGTATGAACGAATAAAAGATTACGTTGCTAATCCAAAGCCAAATGGATATCAAAGCTTGCATACAACCGTACAAACTCCGAGCGGACAGATTGTCGAGTTCCAGATTCGAACCAAAGAAATGCACGAATACGCCGAGCGTGGATTAGCGGCTAGTTTCCATTACAATGAGCAAAAATTGACCGACGCCTATAAAAAAGGAAAAATCGGAACTATGCCAGCCGATTTATCGTGGATTCGCGAACTTCAGGAGGCTGCTGCCTTAATTAGCGAAGGAAAGCGATTCGACTCTAACAAATTCCGAATGAAGCTATTTTCTGATAGGATTTTTGTGTACTCACCAAAGGGCGACATTTACGATTTGCCTCGCGGGGCATTCCCCTTGGATTATGCCTACCGAATTCACTCCGATATCGCGGCGCGCGCAAGTGGATTTAAGATCAATGGCGTAATGAAGCCGTTCAATTACAAATTACAGCACGGCGATACAATTGAAGTCTTAACAAGCAAATCCGCTCGTCCAAAACCAGATTGGCGGGACGTCATAATTACGCCACACGCCAAAGATAAATTACGCCTACAATTATCCCACTCAAACGGCATCTTACAACAATTAACTGGCGGCGTTTCCTCGTTCTTCCGACACAAGTAA
- a CDS encoding inorganic diphosphatase, with protein sequence MADFNQILTPGDVENGIVNVVVEIPQGSSHKIEWNRELAVMQLDRVEPAIFAKPTNYGFIPQTLDEDGDELDALIITDEPLTTGIFMEAKVIGVLEFVDDNEVDDKVIVVPADDRNTGNAINSLEDLPSQLLKQIEHHFNHYKDLKKPGSTVVKGFGDVERAKQIIRESITRWNEK encoded by the coding sequence ATGGCAGATTTTAATCAAATTTTAACACCTGGTGATGTCGAAAACGGCATCGTAAATGTAGTTGTTGAGATTCCACAGGGATCAAGTCATAAGATCGAGTGGAATCGTGAGCTTGCAGTGATGCAGTTGGATCGTGTTGAGCCAGCTATTTTTGCAAAGCCAACAAACTACGGTTTCATTCCACAGACTTTGGATGAAGATGGCGACGAATTGGATGCGCTAATTATCACTGACGAACCGTTGACGACCGGTATTTTTATGGAAGCAAAAGTTATCGGCGTGTTGGAATTTGTTGACGATAATGAAGTTGACGACAAGGTTATCGTTGTTCCGGCTGACGACCGAAACACTGGCAACGCAATCAACTCACTAGAAGATCTACCTTCACAATTGTTGAAACAAATTGAACACCATTTCAATCACTACAAGGACTTGAAGAAGCCTGGCTCAACTGTAGTTAAGGGCTTCGGCGACGTAGAAAGGGCAAAGCAAATTATCCGCGAGTCAATTACTCGTTGGAACGAAAAATAA
- the gap gene encoding type I glyceraldehyde-3-phosphate dehydrogenase produces MAVTRIAINGFGRIGRNAFKIANERSDLEIVAINDLTDTKTLAYLLKHDSNYGEYGRQVDFTENELIIEGKSVKVLAEKDPENLPWRDLGIDVVIESTGFFTDKDGAGKHLTAGAKRVVISGPTKSEGVDTIVLGTNDDKVKNATPIVSNASCTTNSLGAVMAILDAEFGVEKSMLTTVHSYTASQKLQDAPSKDLREGRNAAENIVPTTTGAAIAVTKTLPQLTGKFDGLSVRVPTPVVSLSDVTALLRRDVTVEQVNDAFKKAAQSNFYQGILGVSEEPLVSRDFIGNSYSGIVDLPLTKVVGGNLIKVMVWYDNEWGYSNRLVELVADVAYYLKKSE; encoded by the coding sequence ATGGCTGTAACGAGAATAGCAATTAACGGCTTCGGGCGAATCGGACGCAATGCGTTTAAGATTGCGAACGAGCGAAGCGACTTGGAAATTGTTGCGATCAATGATTTGACTGACACGAAAACTTTGGCGTATTTGTTGAAGCATGATAGCAATTACGGTGAGTACGGACGTCAAGTTGATTTTACGGAAAACGAGCTGATTATTGAGGGTAAGTCGGTTAAGGTGTTGGCTGAGAAAGATCCAGAAAATCTGCCGTGGCGAGATTTGGGAATTGATGTGGTGATTGAATCGACAGGATTTTTCACCGATAAAGATGGCGCAGGCAAGCACTTAACGGCTGGCGCAAAGCGTGTGGTTATCAGTGGTCCGACGAAGTCTGAGGGAGTCGATACAATTGTTTTAGGGACTAACGATGACAAGGTGAAAAACGCGACACCAATCGTGTCTAATGCTAGCTGTACGACCAATTCTTTGGGCGCGGTTATGGCGATTTTGGACGCGGAATTTGGCGTTGAAAAGTCAATGCTAACGACGGTGCATAGTTATACGGCTAGTCAAAAGCTTCAGGATGCGCCATCCAAGGATCTTAGAGAAGGTCGCAATGCCGCCGAAAACATTGTCCCGACTACGACTGGCGCCGCAATTGCTGTAACTAAAACCTTGCCGCAATTAACTGGAAAGTTTGACGGACTTAGCGTGCGCGTACCGACTCCAGTGGTGTCGCTTAGCGACGTGACGGCGCTTCTGCGACGTGATGTGACTGTCGAGCAGGTAAATGACGCGTTCAAAAAAGCCGCCCAGAGTAATTTCTATCAAGGCATTTTGGGTGTTTCTGAGGAACCTTTGGTGAGTCGCGACTTCATTGGCAATTCATATTCTGGAATTGTTGATCTTCCGTTGACGAAGGTAGTTGGCGGTAATCTGATCAAGGTTATGGTCTGGTATGACAACGAATGGGGCTATTCTAACCGGCTGGTTGAACTGGTGGCGGATGTGGCGTATTATCTGAAAAAGAGTGAATAA